A region of Toxorhynchites rutilus septentrionalis strain SRP chromosome 1, ASM2978413v1, whole genome shotgun sequence DNA encodes the following proteins:
- the LOC129761524 gene encoding uncharacterized protein LOC129761524: MRLRGGRGRPGGGKGRPGGGSGKPSAGSERPGGGSGRPSGGSGKPPSTGGGPSASSSSGGKSKWDKAEIVAGGVNAGANAGNLGLRILDIASQAVNQPEEEEEEQDEGAEEGDEEEAEE, encoded by the exons ATGCGACTGCGAGGAGGTAGAGGACGACCAGGTGGGGGTAAAGGACGTCCAGGTGGAGGTAGTGGAAAACCAAGTGCAGGTAGTGAAAGACCAGGAGGGGGCAGTGGACGACCAAGTGGAGGAAGTGGAAAACCACCAAGCACTGGTGGAG GACCCTCTGCAAGTTCAAGCAGCGGGGGCAAGTCAAAGTGGGATAAAGCGGAGATTGTGGCCGGTGGCGTGAACGCTGGTGCAAATGCGGGAAATTTGGGACTGAGAATTTTAGATATTGCCAGTCAGGCAGTCAATCAGccagaggaagaggaagaggaacaGGACGAAGGAGCGGAAGAGGGAGATGAAGAGGAAGCCGAAGAATAA